The Calliopsis andreniformis isolate RMS-2024a chromosome 10, iyCalAndr_principal, whole genome shotgun sequence nucleotide sequence TTCGAGTACAGATTGCTGCTCTCAAAATATAATCTCTAACAGTTGAGAATTTTGAACGAATATTAACATTAGAATCGAAATCGATTTAATTACTTTTCCTTAACGAATGCTGAATAAAATTAGAAGAACGAACGCAAAAACGTTGCCTCTGTGAAATGTATAATTTTGATACACCAAAACACATTATAATCTCTAGTGTTAATTAAGTTCCAGCGTTAAAGTGGTATTTTCATTAGGAGAGGTATTTTCATGTAACAGCTTccttaatatgaaacataattacACAAAAAGGTCACTGTACTCTCTGGAAACATGCATGAAAAATTGCAAGTCCTTCAGCCTATCAATTTCCAGCTTCAAAAATTGCCAAAAATATGCCCAGAAAATTATACTTTCAATTATACCTCTAATTGCACCTCCAATAAAAATACTCTTCAAGCATTTCACTGACATGTAACTACTAAAGTAAACTCTCACCTAAGAATTTAAGAACAATCGAAATACAATGAGTCAAGAAACTATTCCATCCAACACAGAAAACACCCTGCTTCGTAATTCACCAGCGTGCAATCGATAGATCTATCGTCATCGACGTCTTACTCTCAATATTTTTCTCTGTTCTCACGTGCACATGCAACTTCTTATTTATCGTCATCGTTTACAGGTCGCCGACGCTCCCTTGGATCCTCACAAGTCTCAGTCTACCAGGAACCTTCTAAGGAACATTATCACGTACCATTTTCCATGCAGAATTCGCGCCGATCGATGAAAATTGTGATTTCAATTAGAATTCTCGAGCGAGGCGCGCGCTCGCAATAAAAGGCTCATTGGAATCGAAAATGTTTCGTGTTATTCCTTTCCATCCCTGCGACACGGCGATATTACAACGGAAATAAACTCTTTATTGAATTCTCTCCGGTGTTCGTACATAACAGTCATCGTGTGCTGAACGTAAATTCTGATTCGCGACGGTGCGCAACGTCACGATTCGCTCTGGTGTCAAATAATGAACAGCCATAAGCTCTATTAAGGGTGGAACGGAAAAGTGAGACGTGGCTGGTCGCCCTTCGGATCTTCTTCATATTTATCTTGCTAATCTACGATTTTCTTTGTTAATATCGGCCACGGTATATCATGGAAAATGGGCTCCAGATACGCGCTATTGTTCGCGAGTAACCGAGACGCTTGGCCATGATATCTTAGCAGcgagaagaattaggatttctaGCTAATGTGATCCCTGTTATGCCTGATAAAGGGTGTTTCTTATAAGTAATTATTCTTCTCGGGTTACAGCTACGCCTTCGACTTTTCTAGCTTTTATGTCTGCAAAGTTTCTGaaatagggattgaaggttttaGCTACTGAGAGTCTAATACACTGaagattttaaattttaaatattaaagattTGAAACTTTCGAATTGTCAAGCTTATGAAGTTTTAAATTTGTGAATATTtcagtttaaatattttttcatactctgattttcatatttttgaatattctaatttttgaatatttcaatttttaaattttgaaactcGTAAAATAATGAAAGACTAAGCTTCATATTTTTTCAATATTCAGAGTTCGTTTAGTCGTCTCAGTTTCTTTAAAAGGCGTAACTATAAACGTGCACCTCTGCATTCACTCTCAACATAAAATAAACTAGACAAGATACTCAAAAATATTATGCAATGATACTCGACAAAATTCAAATACATTTTACGTGCTCCACTTTCTCATCCCTGGACCCCTCTCGATCATTCCACAAAATGAAAAGTGGTCCAGATATTGTCGCAATATTAACCCTGAGCCAGACAGAAGTCTAAAAGTGGGTTCTTCAAACACACACCTCTCGtctattactaaattacttatTCCCATGAAATCGACAAGTACTTTCGAATATGAAACATAAGGTCTCTACCGCGCAAACAATCTTCCAAGAATTGTTACAGAAAGCAAACAGAGCTCGTACATTTTTCCATTTTCGCGCTCGAGGAACTCTCCCCTTAATGTTCCTAAGGTTACCAGCTATAGCAGCAGACATATGCTGTGAGTGCACGCTCGCAAACAATAGCGCAAAGTCCCTAAAGCTTCTCAGCCGTGGAAACTTTCACATTAATTCAAGTAGGTACAGGTTTCAAGCTCTAAAAGAAAATGAAACGAACCCAGACCCATTGAAACTCCCCTCTAGCAAGCGTAAACGAAAATAGTAAGACGGATCAGGGCTCGAGTATCCTCGGGACTAAGGGGGATCGAAGGATCCACGGTTCTGAGACGATTTCAAACTGAATGGCGTGTCCTCGAAGACGCGGCCGACTGAGGAAGCTAGCGACGGATAAGAAAGAGATGGAGAGACGCAGAGGAAAGCTTGCTGACGATTATCGTCGGGGCTACAGTGGACGAGGGACCTATTTGCCGAAGCAGGAGACCGCGTTGAAGGCGCACTGTTTCCAGTAGCTGCGCTTACGCTGCAGGTCCCCGATGTCCAGCTGGTTACGGAGGCGTTTCACGACCTGCTTCGTGAATAGATAATTGATCAGGGCCGTCTCGATGCTCCCGTCGTCGTCCACCAGCTGAAACAGACGTTCCCGATATTTCTTGTTGAGCTTGGCGCCCTTGGTCCCAGGTATTCTTTGTAGAGTATGATCTGACCAAACGATTCGAAAGCGTTTTCGTGTACTTTGTAGGAACAGTTGTACTGTTGgggtgaatgaatgaatgaaatgTGTGGTAGGGTGAGAGGATCGAGGGTCTGGGAGCTGAGATATTGATTGAAAGGAGGGGGAACTGTTGGAGATTTTGCAGCCTGGGGGTAGACTCTTGCTTTGTAAGTTATATACGTTTTgagtattatatatatatttgagtATTGTCAAGTTGTGAACTCGTTTCTGTGGTGATGTAGTTTCAAATTATTTGGAGACACTGAGCAAAGCTTTTCTGAATGCAAGGCGGTGGTAATTatagttttttaaattttgaatgtttggtattcaaatatttaaatattcaagtaagTACTcgagttttttaatttttcatttcttcaacttccaaattttcaagtacTCAAATACTTCAATATTTTAATCTCCTAAATACTTAGGTACTTCGATTCTCAGGTACTTAGGTACCCATATATCCAGGTACATAGACATTTAGCTAGACAGATACTCAGCTACATATCACTCAGGTACTCAGATATTTAGCCACACAGGTACTCATATAATAAGGTACTCTGGTACTCAATTATTTAGGTACTTAGaccctcaaatactcaaatctctGTACAAGTTATTACACCGAAACTTTCCACAACCTCAGAGTCCCATTTCACTCTTCATCAAACACCGACCACATTTCCAAAACCGAAGTGTACATATCGAAACAGCAAGCACTCATAAAGCGCGAACACTTCAATCTGAAAATCCAGTATTGACAGCAATTGAAGTTCGTACATTTCCCAACACGAAGGGCCGAAAATCAGTCTCGGTCACGGTGATTAATCCGAGAATGGTCACAAAAGCCGACATTTCGCCGCGATTTTTGGACGCTCGTGGAAAGGGGAGGCGATTCGTCGAACGAAAGACCGATAAATTTGTGGCTGATCCGATAATCACTGCCTCGGCGAGGGCAATCCGATTGCAGTCAGTTTCCGTCGACGGTTGTCCATCGTGAACGATCGAAACCTTGCCACGAACGTCAGTCAACACTGTTCAACATTCTCCCCACGACTCGTTCCTCGACTTTTTCCATCGACGTTTCCCATTTCAATCTCCCACACGCGTTTCGTTTAAAAAATTGTCAGGATGCGCCGAGCCTCGGTTAGTCTCGAGAGTTCCCCGTCTAATTTCATCAAATTTCCCAGAGAAACGTGCAACCCAGCTTGACAGGGATCTCATACGAATTGGGTCAAGTGGTCTGTTCGTAAGGTATTCGAGGCAACTTCTAGACAACTCGATTTAGCTAATTCGAGGGACTAAGTTTCGATTATATTTGTATTCTGGAATGTTTGCATGCGTGCCATGGGGTGATAAGTGAAGTGGATATAGAGGGAGAATCAAATTTGGGGGTTCTATGATTCGTTTAGACGTATCTGAGTAGGCTGAAGCAATTTGAGTGCTTTTTGGAAACTGAGGAAGCAAATTAAGCTACTcataattttattgtatctctTAATATATGCAGGAAGAAGGGGGATCATTTTGATTGATCTCTCAGAGCTGAATACTAAGTTTCAGGAACTGAAAGGCATAAAAAGGAAGAGATACAAAACAagactgaaaatttgaaaatttgaaaatttgaatatttgaatatttgaatatttgaatatttgaatatttgaatatttgaaaatttgaaaatttgaatatttgaatatttaaacatttgaaaatttgaaaatttttaaaattcagaGCGTTGAATTTTTCGTAATTAGAAAGTTCAGAGTTAAGGTTCTTCATTCTTCTTCATTTCTATCTCAAACATTTCTATCTAAACTCTAAAACTCTAGACACTTAAGATAAATATTTAAGGGTTAAAATTCGCCAATAGAAAAGCTAGATTTCTTACTTTTACCCCATAACCAATGCACAATGCGTGCCCGCGAATGAAATTCCGTTAAACGGTCGCGTATTATAATCCATTAGCGCGCGATTACTGGCActaatattaaaattgaaatattcgagGCGCGAACGGGGCCAGGAAATGGCGGAGAGCCCGATGGCTGGTTACCGCAGCCGTGGCATTCTTTTTTCTCGCTTGCTCCTCGCCACAGCCGCCaattctttccaattattcgaacGACCCCTGAAAATAACGTTTATCGACATTCTGTGCGTTAGCGTCCCTAAACGACCCCCACTAACAGGGGGATATTTGAAGTCACTGTATTTCTTTCCGTAGAAAATTCGTTTGACGTAAAATGGAGAGCAAACTGCCAGAGGTCACATGCTGCTACGATTATGGTATTTTCCTGGGGTTAAGGAAATATGGACCAGAGGATAGAAAGGGGTTTGAATAAACACCTGTCGCTTCAAGATAGCAGAGGATATCCTTGTCTTATATTGTCTCCTCTTGTCAAGTACTGTCAGGGAATTTCTCACGTTGATGGAAATCTTCTAGCATGGTTTAACGACTCCATAAAATGTTCAATTCTATTCATTCATGGGTATAATACATTCTATCTGTTCGTGGCTTGTTGGCGAGTTTATAATgaggataattttattttctatatttttttgttGAATGGCTATTATTTGAAATTCAGGCAAGTAGAAGAGAAATATTTTAatcttgaaagtttgaataatctgtatatttgaatatttaaatatttgacttTCTAAAGATATGAAGAATTGAAAGTTAGCAAGCTTGAAACTTCTTAAATTGGAATATTTTTCGAACACCTCGAACACTATTATACACGTTACAACTTTCTAATAGCTTAAACGGAGCAGTCGTTTCATAGTTCTCCTAAGGAAGAAAATGAACTCCCTGAAAGGATCAGAAGTCGAGTCACACCACCTCAGGCACGAAGAGATACATTTGGCAGTGGCAGATACGAGATAGAAAAAAAAACGTCTTTGTCGGAAGctgtttgaaataaaaatatgcaCGCGAGAGAAGAGGCGAGATGTTTCTCGGGAAAATTCGAGCATGAGGACGTAACGAAATTCCATTCCGCAGGATGAACAGGATGAAGGAGGAGAATGGGCAAACACGAGGAAGAACAACCGCGCTGTCTTCGAGTCTCTCGGGCGAGATAGTGTTCCCTTCTATCCACAGGAGAAGAAGAAATCCTCGGTGATCGAGATCTCTCGTTATTTCACGTGACACTGCTCTCCTTTCAATATCTACCTCTCCATGTAGCATACGTTTACTTATGTATACATAGATATGTATGCTAATATGGGGACGAGATTTCAGTTCAATCTGCGaaagaaaatatagaaaatatctgACTATAAGAAATTATAGCCTTTCAGGAGACAAACTGATCAactacaatttttttaaacattgCAGTTCCATCGGCAAGATAAGGGATGAAATTAATAGTCAACTTTGTGGTCGAAGCCACTTGCATTCAAGCGAGTAACTTGTGTGGTCTGAACGAGCTAAGACAAGACAGAAACTTGAGATCATATTTCGAGTCAAGAGAATTGGCCAAGTTTCTTCGAATCACTTGAATTCTAGCACTTTGAATTCTAGTACCTTGAGTCCTAGTACCTTGGGTTCTAGTAACTTGAGCTCTAGTCATTTGGATTCTACTAACTTGGATTTTACTAAGTTAACCAATTTGAACGAGCCTCAAAAAACAGAAACGCCCTTCATTCGACCTTGAAGAGGACCATTCTCTGGTAtaacaataattaaataattcagtTCAAGTAACGCGACACTTGTAGGTCTGAACCTGCGGGAAAAGGAAGGAGGACAGTAAACGAACGCAATCTTGCACAGCTAATTCGCTGAAAACCTCGTTCCTCGTCGTTATCCCACTGTTCTTCTAGCATCACGATACTCTTGTCCTCCGaggggaaagaagaaatgaaattTGTCGCTTTGAAACGGCATCTGCGAGCGGTGTATTGAATTCTTGAGCGCCTGAGAAAACCGTTATCCTCCTTCGAATAATTGTTTTAAAACGATATACCGTATCTTGCGGTGATCTCTTTTCCCCGTCTTTCGAGGGTTTCTCTGACTTTAGAGGAACGTTGAATTCCCGCCACTGCTTGAGGAAACGAAAGGACGCGTCGGCGGAAAACGAAGTAATCTTTCTTCTTGGGTATCTGCTCGATAATGTTATCACGGGTCTGACTTCTGGGAAT carries:
- the LOC143184986 gene encoding prohormone-1 isoform X2, coding for MSSLRATVFLVVALMVLVDWSLALPAADKERLLNELVDDDGSIETALINYLFTKQVVKRLRNQLDIGDLQRKRSYWKQCAFNAVSCFGK
- the LOC143184986 gene encoding prohormone-1 isoform X1 — encoded protein: MSSLRATVFLVVALMVLVDWSLALPAADKERLLNEVDLVDDDGSIETALINYLFTKQVVKRLRNQLDIGDLQRKRSYWKQCAFNAVSCFGK